The following proteins are co-located in the Triticum aestivum cultivar Chinese Spring chromosome 1A, IWGSC CS RefSeq v2.1, whole genome shotgun sequence genome:
- the LOC123070799 gene encoding uncharacterized protein, producing MACIPRPWPRPLRSRDLLGLAHGYGVHGLICPSDLSKSPKSVWIFHVCRPCPGGGARETDRRATATPRRESHWSATMALRAAVTGLLQPAAVPVCDGFICLVPMLSAGFAEDLYLASRFGGSKATREFEIPRPFALGDVLRETGKGAGFLTVDEIGMMLPKLRLRPEDSYYIFGASAAAAGMLLLSAEEPIEPNDGQTSEIIHDLKEKLSEVTERAENLAAENKRLLEDVDKVREANKQHGYESWIEALRSIHEEELAKLEARSDKEGDGSGNDNKDNRSGKKGNESDKKDKKPLAKKLLDLLMAPSTAESLYQDITTNWTKWGYLFGMVPVFYGFKKADFAKIFKGDFSGIDPRVEVVESRACPCGIPWPQKCSRCGRGLPNFVGDSGLVSFPGIAGVKGETFTAVTPTPVPRATSPQATAAVK from the exons ATGGCATGTATCCCACGGCCATGGCCAAGGCCTCTGAGGTCGCGTGACCTTTTAGGCCTCGCCCATGGCTATGGTGTTCATGGTCTTATTTGTCCATCAGATCTATCTAAATCACCAAAGTCTGTCTGGATCTTTCATGTATGTCGGCCATGCCCAG GCGGCGGCGCGCGCGAGACCGACCGGCGAGCGACCGCGACTCCACGCAGAGAAAG CCATTGGAGTGCGACCATGGCGCTACGTGCGGCTGTGACGGGTCTCCTGCAGCCGGCCGCTGTCCCTGTATGTGACGGCTTCATCTGCCTTGTCCCCATGCTGTCCGCCGGATTTGCAGAGGACCTTTACCTGGCCAGTCGTTTTGGGGGGTCCAAGGCAACACGCGAGTTTGAAATCCCACG CCCGTTTGCCCTTGGGGACGTCCTGCGCGAAACCGGCAAGGGTGCTGGGTTCCTCACTGTTGATGAGATTGGCATGATGTTGCCTAAGCTGCGCCTGCGCCCTGAG GATTCTTATTACATATTTGGTGCAAGTGCTGCTGCTGCCGGAATGCTACTCTTGTCTGCCGAAGAACCAATTGAGCCTAATG ATGGGCAGACATCTGAGATCATACATGATCTTAAGGAAAAGTTGAGTGAAGTTACCGAGAGAGCGGAGAACCTCGCTGCTGAGAACAAGAGGCTCCTTGAAGATGTGGACAAGGTCAGGGAAGCTAACAAGCAACATGGATATGAGAGCTGGATCGAGGCCCTTCGATCCATTCATGAAGAGGAACTTGCTAAGCTTGAAGCTCGCAGTGACAAGGAGGGTGATGGGAGTGGCAATGACAACAAGGACAATAGGAGTGGCAAGAAGGGGAATGAGAGTGACAAGAAGGATAAAAAGCCGCTCGCAAAG AAGCTGTTAGATCTTTTGATGGCACCATCCACTGCGGAAAGTTTGTACCAGGATATCACCACCAACTGGACCAAGTGGGGATACCTTTTTGGTATGGTCCCAGTGTTCTATGGTTTTAAAAAGGCAGATTTTGCAAAGATTTTCAAGGGTGACTTTAGCGGTATAGATCCTCGGGTTGAGGTGGTGGAGAGCAGGGCTTGCCCATGTGGCATTCCCTGGCCGCAGAAATGCTCAAGATGTGGCAGAGGACTCCCTAACTTCGTTGGTGATTCGG GTCTCGTCAGCTTCCCTGGTATTGCAGGCGTCAAGGGCGAAACCTTCACAGCCGTCACTCCCACTCCCGTCCCAAGGGCGACATCGCCTCAAGCCACCGCAGCCGTGAAGTGA